ATCTTTGTTCCTCCGGATCGTGTTTTTGATTGAATTGGCTTAGTGGCCTAGCCTCCTAGACACTAGGTGTCTTTGTCAATAGTTCTCCGGTAGTCTTAGGGCCAAGAACCTTGCCGGAAGGAAGCGAATGGCAAAGCAGGCAGCAACCCAGCAGATTTCCCGCGTTTCGCGGCCCCGGCTCTATGAGCAGCTCGTGGAGCAGATCATGGACTTCATCGAGTCTGCCCAGCTGGGTCCCGGGGATACTTTGCCGCCGGAGCGCGAGCTTGCTGAGCGGCTGGGCGTTTCGCGCGCAACGTTGGCGCAGGCCTTAGTGGCCCTGGAGGTGCTCGGCGTGATCGACGTCCAGCACGGCACGGGTGCGGTGCTGGTCTACCGCCCCAATGTCCCGTCCGTAATCAAGGGCCTCCGAGAGCATCGCAGCAGGCTGCCCGAGATCGTTGAGGCGCGAAGCACGCTGGAGGTCAAGCTTGCCGAGCTGGCTGCGGCCCGGCGCAGCGAAGTGGATATGAAGGCCATTGACAAGGCGCTCGAGGCCATGGCGGACGAGGTCGCCTCAGGAGCCAGGGGGGCCCGCGGCGACGAGCTGTTTCACCAGGCCGTGACTGCCGCCGCGCATTCGGCAGTGCTGGCACAATTGATGACGTTCATTGCCGGCATGGTCCTGGAAACGCGCCTGGAGTCGCTCGGGCAGCCCGGGCGCCCGGAGCAGTCACTCGCGTCCCACCGCAAGATTGCCGACGCGATCCGGGCCAAGGATTCCGCGGCTGCCGCTGCAGCCATGCTGGAGCACATCGACCTTGTCTCCGATGTTGCCCTGCTGAAGAACGCCTAGGCTGAAGAACACCCGGCGCCCGCGTCCGCAGGCTGCGTGCGAGGCGTTATCCGGTTAGTCTGTGCTGCGGAGACACCGGTCTTGCGGGTCGATGGCCCGCATGATGCGCTGGCCGATATTGCCCAGCTGGCGGGACTGCGCCTTGGTGATCGGATCGAAGACCAGCGTGCGGACTGCCTCGACGTGGCCCGGGGCCGTTTGGACCACTTTCTCCCAGCCGTCTGCGGTGAGGGTGGCCAGCGTGATGCGGCCGTCAGAGGGGTCGGGCGAGCGTTTCACCCACCCCCGCTTCTCGAGGCGGCCAACGACCTGGGACAGGCGGGGGAGTCCCGCTTCCGTAAAACCAGCCAGGTCGCTCATCCGGCGCGTGCGGCCCGGGGCTTCGGAGAGCCCCGCGAGCACCATGTACTCAAAGTGGCTCAGCCCGGCGTCGCGCTGCAGCTGGGCGTCCAGTGCAGAGGGAAGCCGCATCATTACCCCCACGAGCGCCAACCAGGCCTGGCGTTCTTCAGTGCTTAGCCAGCGCGGTTCCGCGGAAGTGTCCATGTCGCAAGCATAACCCAATTGACTTCACGCATGAACTTTTATTTCCACCGAATCACTTGCATCGTGAACTAACCGCAGGTACGGTTAACTTCAATCTTCAAGTAAATTCACGATTGGATGAGGCATGGACGTGGACACTCGGGTA
This genomic window from Arthrobacter sp. 24S4-2 contains:
- a CDS encoding FadR/GntR family transcriptional regulator, with protein sequence MAKQAATQQISRVSRPRLYEQLVEQIMDFIESAQLGPGDTLPPERELAERLGVSRATLAQALVALEVLGVIDVQHGTGAVLVYRPNVPSVIKGLREHRSRLPEIVEARSTLEVKLAELAAARRSEVDMKAIDKALEAMADEVASGARGARGDELFHQAVTAAAHSAVLAQLMTFIAGMVLETRLESLGQPGRPEQSLASHRKIADAIRAKDSAAAAAAMLEHIDLVSDVALLKNA
- a CDS encoding MarR family winged helix-turn-helix transcriptional regulator — its product is MDTSAEPRWLSTEERQAWLALVGVMMRLPSALDAQLQRDAGLSHFEYMVLAGLSEAPGRTRRMSDLAGFTEAGLPRLSQVVGRLEKRGWVKRSPDPSDGRITLATLTADGWEKVVQTAPGHVEAVRTLVFDPITKAQSRQLGNIGQRIMRAIDPQDRCLRSTD